One Candidatus Zixiibacteriota bacterium DNA window includes the following coding sequences:
- a CDS encoding VOC family protein, producing MPDKPEYAPGTIVWTDLTIPDAATIRDFYSAVVGWKHSPVDMKGYSDYNMESPADGTPVVGVCHARGSNANLPARWLIYIVVADLDASIKHCTELGGKVIDGPRGAGNNRFCCIQDPAGAYCCLVQ from the coding sequence ATGCCCGACAAACCCGAATATGCACCCGGCACGATCGTCTGGACTGATCTGACAATCCCCGACGCCGCCACAATCCGCGACTTCTACAGCGCCGTGGTCGGCTGGAAACACTCCCCCGTCGACATGAAGGGTTATTCCGATTACAACATGGAGAGTCCTGCCGACGGCACCCCGGTCGTCGGAGTCTGCCACGCGCGCGGCAGCAATGCCAATCTCCCCGCGCGTTGGCTCATCTACATTGTAGTCGCCGACCTTGACGCCAGCATCAAACACTGCACCGAACTGGGCGGGAAAGTGATCGATGGCCCGCGCGGCGCCGGCAACAACCGCTTCTGCTGCATTCAGGATCCGGCCGGGGCGTATTGCTGTCTGGTGCAGTGA
- the trpS gene encoding tryptophan--tRNA ligase, translating into MSDNRIILSGMQPTGRLHLGNYEGALKNWVALQDEFEMYACIVDWHALTSDFKDTSELPERIRQMAIDYLAAGLDPERTAIFVQSHVKEHAELHLLFSMIIPVPWLERVPSYKDKATELGLDSYGFLGYPLLQAADILIYRAGWVPVGKDQLPHIELTREVARRFNTLYGDVFPEPQAKLTHFPAVPGLDGRKMSKSYENEISLSHSEDETRKRLKRMFTDPQKLRKGDPGRPEICPVYALQTIYNPGHETEIAPPCRTGALGCVDCKMTLADKLNDTLRPIRRRRTELEGDPATVEQALTVGADRARARASATMVKVRKAMHLGT; encoded by the coding sequence TTGAGCGACAATCGAATCATTCTCTCCGGTATGCAGCCCACCGGCCGCCTGCATCTGGGCAATTACGAGGGCGCGCTGAAGAACTGGGTGGCCCTGCAGGATGAATTCGAGATGTACGCCTGCATCGTCGACTGGCACGCACTGACATCGGATTTTAAGGACACGTCCGAGCTCCCCGAGCGGATTCGCCAGATGGCGATCGACTACCTCGCCGCCGGTCTCGACCCGGAGCGGACCGCGATCTTCGTACAATCGCACGTCAAAGAACACGCCGAGCTGCACCTGCTGTTTTCGATGATCATTCCCGTTCCCTGGCTGGAACGGGTCCCCAGCTACAAGGACAAGGCGACGGAGTTGGGGCTGGATTCTTACGGCTTCCTCGGCTACCCGCTGTTGCAGGCGGCCGACATTCTGATTTACCGCGCCGGATGGGTCCCGGTCGGCAAAGACCAATTGCCGCACATCGAGCTGACGCGCGAAGTGGCGCGGCGATTCAACACGCTCTATGGCGACGTTTTCCCCGAGCCGCAGGCGAAGCTGACGCACTTTCCCGCGGTGCCGGGTCTCGACGGACGCAAAATGAGCAAGTCGTACGAGAATGAGATATCGCTCTCGCACTCCGAAGACGAGACGCGGAAACGTCTCAAGCGGATGTTCACCGATCCGCAAAAGCTGCGCAAGGGCGATCCGGGCCGTCCCGAAATCTGCCCCGTCTATGCGCTGCAGACGATCTACAATCCCGGCCATGAGACCGAGATCGCGCCGCCGTGCCGCACCGGCGCATTGGGGTGTGTCGACTGCAAAATGACGCTTGCCGACAAGCTCAATGATACGCTCCGCCCGATCCGTCGGCGTCGCACCGAATTGGAAGGCGATCCGGCGACGGTCGAGCAGGCGCTGACGGTCGGCGCCGACCGGGCACGTGCGCGGGCCTCGGCGACGATGGTCAAAGTGCGGAAAGCGATGCATCTGGGCACGTAG